The Manihot esculenta cultivar AM560-2 chromosome 11, M.esculenta_v8, whole genome shotgun sequence genome includes a region encoding these proteins:
- the LOC110626249 gene encoding retinoblastoma-related protein isoform X1, translated as MDGSFDSEGLTSGTTDIRGVKRKIEQTDPMTDAASVSFRCSPASPVNGSPSVSTSKTTPSPVKVAEITGNWLRTVISPLPSKPSSKLEQILVVHGESIVDEVIRRANILVTALFPTSRLEQRFITSLYRVNLIESSWSEQRRSEALKLYYRILEAVCESEAQKLNTNDLSRLLANERFHRCLLACSAELVTAAQTGISTLLPAVFERTGITAFDLSKVIGIFIVHEPSLPRELRRHLNSLEEQLLESMVWEKGSSLYDSLIVARPALSDEIHRLGLLAAPMPSIDTIALHYSVSHGGFPYPTILQNHNLSPVKDRNTTTRQKGACSEHGDKALNHISPKSPKIDSPLAFRGLQSQPELASPSLQNATLSPKQSNAQHGGVACSDTAISILFSKHCFASQMTKLAAIRIQYTAERLKLSQKFREKIYFLFQRILTQRPSLFFNRHIDQIIICCFYAVVKVSKVELTFKQIIGNYRKQPHCRSQFFLFVSSNHEKNGGQDVGIFAFYNKIFLPSVESLLDILHAESPKQVPEKNTDDFPSLHQMSPFPSLPDFSPKKLSPSQNVYLSPLRPSKKDTLNSNVMTKSYYALVGEIIRPYESPSKQLSAINKCLNRAPKARCMLKFDNVDAVMISDSVVAKSLCLQNNYSASSGVMP; from the exons ATGGACGGTAGTTTTGATTCGGAGGGATTGACCTCAGGAACCACAGATATCAGGGGTGTGAAG AGGAAGATTGAACAAACAGACCCTATGACTGACGCAGCTTCAGTCTCTTTTCGCTGCTCTCCTGCATCCCCTGTAAATGGGAGCCCTTCTGTTTCTACTTCAAAGACGACGCCTTCGCCAGTAAAAGTAGCAGAGATTACAGGAAACTGGCTCCGAACTGTTATTTCTCCACTCCCTTCGAAGCCATCTTCAAAATTGGAGCAAATACTAGTAGTTCATGGTGAAAGTATAGTTGATGAGGTGATAAGGAGAGCGAATATTCTAGTGACAGCCTTATTTCCTACTAGTAGATTGGAGCAGCGATTTATCACAAGTCTGTATCGCGTCAACTTGATAGAAAGCTCATGGTCAGAGCAGAGACGCAGCGAAGCCCTCAAGTTATATTACAGAATTTTGGAAGCTGTTTGTGAATCAGAAGCTCAAAAGTTGAACACCAATGATCTGAGTAGGTTACTGGCTAACGAGAGGTTTCATAGATGCTTGCTTGCTTGTTCTGCTGAATTAGTTACAGCAGCGCAGACAGGAATCAGTACGCTGCTTCCAGCGGTCTTTGAGAGAACAGGAATAACAGCTTTTGATCTGAGTAAAGTTATTGGGATTTTCATCGTACATGAACCATCACTTCCAAGAGAATTAAGACGGCACCTGAATTCTTTAGAAGAGCAGCTGttagagagcatggtttgggagAAAGGTTCTTCTTTATATGATTCTTTAATTGTTGCAAGACCAGCCCTTTCTGATGAAATCCATAGACTTGGGCTATTGGCTGCACCCATGCCGTCAATTGATACTATTGCCTTGCATTATTCTGTTTCTCATGGTGGCTTCCCTTACCCAACTATCTTGCAGAATCACAATTTGTCACCAG TGAAGGATAGAAACACAACTACCCGTCAAAAGGGAGCTTGTAGTGAGCACGGTGATAAGGCACTAAACCATATTTCACCTAAATCACCAAAAATAGACAGTCCGCTAGCTTTTCGTGGTCTGCAGTCCCAGCCAGAACTAGCATCGCCATCTTTGCAAAATGCAACTCTGAG CCCAAAACAGTCAAATGCACAACATGGAGGGGTTGCATGCTCAGATACAGCTATCAGTATTCTTTTCAGTAAG CATTGCTTTGCTTCACAGATGACAAAGTTAGCAGCTATCAGAATCCAATATACAGCCGAAAGGCTAAAACTATCTCAAAAGTTCAGggagaaaatttattttctctttcaaCGGATCCTTACCCAAAGGCCTTCTCTTTTCTTTAATCGACATATCGATCAGATTATTATCTGCTGTTTCTATGCGGTGGTAAAG GTATCTAAAGTGGAGCTGACTTTTAAACAAATCATTGGCAATTATAGGAAGCAACCACATTGCAGAtctcaattttttctttttgtgtccaGCAATCACGAG AAAAATGGGGGACAAGACGTTGGGATCTTTGCATTTTACAACAAAATTTTTCTTCCAAGTGTCGAGTCTTTGTTGGACATTCTCCATGCAGAATCACCAAAACAAGTTCCCGAGAAAAATACTG ATGATTTCCCCAGTCTTCACCAAATGTCTCCATTTCCAAGCCTTCCAGACTTTTCTCCGAAGAAATTGTCTCCATCACAGAATGTCTACCTATCTCCATTACGACCATCAAAG AAGGATACTTTGAACTCAAATGTAATGACTAAAAGCTACTACGCTTTAGTTGGAGAGATCATTCGCCCTTATGAAAGTCCTTCGAAACAACTTTCAGCTATAAACAAGTGCTTGAATAG GGCCCCGAAGGCTAGGTGCATGCTCAAATTTGATAATGTGGATGCGGTTATGATTAGTGATAGTGTTGTGGCCAAGAGTTTATGCCTTCAAAACAATTACTCTGCTTCCTCGGGAGTTATGCCTTGA
- the LOC110626249 gene encoding retinoblastoma-related protein isoform X3 encodes MDGSFDSEGLTSGTTDIRGVKRKIEQTDPMTDAASVSFRCSPASPVNGSPSVSTSKTTPSPVKVAEITGNWLRTVISPLPSKPSSKLEQILVVHGESIVDEVIRRANILVTALFPTSRLEQRFITSLYRVNLIESSWSEQRRSEALKLYYRILEAVCESEAQKLNTNDLSRLLANERFHRCLLACSAELVTAAQTGISTLLPAVFERTGITAFDLSKVIGIFIVHEPSLPRELRRHLNSLEEQLLESMVWEKGSSLYDSLIVARPALSDEIHRLGLLAAPMPSIDTIALHYSVSHGGFPYPTILQNHNLSPVKDRNTTTRQKGACSEHGDKALNHISPKSPKIDSPLAFRGLQSQPELASPSLQNATLSPKQSNAQHGGVACSDTAISILFSKMTKLAAIRIQYTAERLKLSQKFREKIYFLFQRILTQRPSLFFNRHIDQIIICCFYAVVKVSKVELTFKQIIGNYRKQPHCRSQFFLFVSSNHEKNGGQDVGIFAFYNKIFLPSVESLLDILHAESPKQVPEKNTDDFPSLHQMSPFPSLPDFSPKKLSPSQNVYLSPLRPSKKDTLNSNVMTKSYYALVGEIIRPYESPSKQLSAINKCLNRAPKARCMLKFDNVDAVMISDSVVAKSLCLQNNYSASSGVMP; translated from the exons ATGGACGGTAGTTTTGATTCGGAGGGATTGACCTCAGGAACCACAGATATCAGGGGTGTGAAG AGGAAGATTGAACAAACAGACCCTATGACTGACGCAGCTTCAGTCTCTTTTCGCTGCTCTCCTGCATCCCCTGTAAATGGGAGCCCTTCTGTTTCTACTTCAAAGACGACGCCTTCGCCAGTAAAAGTAGCAGAGATTACAGGAAACTGGCTCCGAACTGTTATTTCTCCACTCCCTTCGAAGCCATCTTCAAAATTGGAGCAAATACTAGTAGTTCATGGTGAAAGTATAGTTGATGAGGTGATAAGGAGAGCGAATATTCTAGTGACAGCCTTATTTCCTACTAGTAGATTGGAGCAGCGATTTATCACAAGTCTGTATCGCGTCAACTTGATAGAAAGCTCATGGTCAGAGCAGAGACGCAGCGAAGCCCTCAAGTTATATTACAGAATTTTGGAAGCTGTTTGTGAATCAGAAGCTCAAAAGTTGAACACCAATGATCTGAGTAGGTTACTGGCTAACGAGAGGTTTCATAGATGCTTGCTTGCTTGTTCTGCTGAATTAGTTACAGCAGCGCAGACAGGAATCAGTACGCTGCTTCCAGCGGTCTTTGAGAGAACAGGAATAACAGCTTTTGATCTGAGTAAAGTTATTGGGATTTTCATCGTACATGAACCATCACTTCCAAGAGAATTAAGACGGCACCTGAATTCTTTAGAAGAGCAGCTGttagagagcatggtttgggagAAAGGTTCTTCTTTATATGATTCTTTAATTGTTGCAAGACCAGCCCTTTCTGATGAAATCCATAGACTTGGGCTATTGGCTGCACCCATGCCGTCAATTGATACTATTGCCTTGCATTATTCTGTTTCTCATGGTGGCTTCCCTTACCCAACTATCTTGCAGAATCACAATTTGTCACCAG TGAAGGATAGAAACACAACTACCCGTCAAAAGGGAGCTTGTAGTGAGCACGGTGATAAGGCACTAAACCATATTTCACCTAAATCACCAAAAATAGACAGTCCGCTAGCTTTTCGTGGTCTGCAGTCCCAGCCAGAACTAGCATCGCCATCTTTGCAAAATGCAACTCTGAG CCCAAAACAGTCAAATGCACAACATGGAGGGGTTGCATGCTCAGATACAGCTATCAGTATTCTTTTCAGTAAG ATGACAAAGTTAGCAGCTATCAGAATCCAATATACAGCCGAAAGGCTAAAACTATCTCAAAAGTTCAGggagaaaatttattttctctttcaaCGGATCCTTACCCAAAGGCCTTCTCTTTTCTTTAATCGACATATCGATCAGATTATTATCTGCTGTTTCTATGCGGTGGTAAAG GTATCTAAAGTGGAGCTGACTTTTAAACAAATCATTGGCAATTATAGGAAGCAACCACATTGCAGAtctcaattttttctttttgtgtccaGCAATCACGAG AAAAATGGGGGACAAGACGTTGGGATCTTTGCATTTTACAACAAAATTTTTCTTCCAAGTGTCGAGTCTTTGTTGGACATTCTCCATGCAGAATCACCAAAACAAGTTCCCGAGAAAAATACTG ATGATTTCCCCAGTCTTCACCAAATGTCTCCATTTCCAAGCCTTCCAGACTTTTCTCCGAAGAAATTGTCTCCATCACAGAATGTCTACCTATCTCCATTACGACCATCAAAG AAGGATACTTTGAACTCAAATGTAATGACTAAAAGCTACTACGCTTTAGTTGGAGAGATCATTCGCCCTTATGAAAGTCCTTCGAAACAACTTTCAGCTATAAACAAGTGCTTGAATAG GGCCCCGAAGGCTAGGTGCATGCTCAAATTTGATAATGTGGATGCGGTTATGATTAGTGATAGTGTTGTGGCCAAGAGTTTATGCCTTCAAAACAATTACTCTGCTTCCTCGGGAGTTATGCCTTGA
- the LOC110626249 gene encoding retinoblastoma-related protein isoform X2 translates to MDGSFDSEGLTSGTTDIRGVKRKIEQTDPMTDAASVSFRCSPASPVNGSPSVSTSKTTPSPVKVAEITGNWLRTVISPLPSKPSSKLEQILVVHGESIVDEVIRRANILVTALFPTSRLEQRFITSLYRVNLIESSWSEQRRSEALKLYYRILEAVCESEAQKLNTNDLSRLLANERFHRCLLACSAELVTAAQTGISTLLPAVFERTGITAFDLSKVIGIFIVHEPSLPRELRRHLNSLEEQLLESMVWEKGSSLYDSLIVARPALSDEIHRLGLLAAPMPSIDTIALHYSVSHGGFPYPTILQNHNLSPVKDRNTTTRQKGACSEHGDKALNHISPKSPKIDSPLAFRGLQSQPELASPSLQNATLSPKQSNAQHGGVACSDTAISILFSKHCFASQMTKLAAIRIQYTAERLKLSQKFREKIYFLFQRILTQRPSLFFNRHIDQIIICCFYAVVSKVELTFKQIIGNYRKQPHCRSQFFLFVSSNHEKNGGQDVGIFAFYNKIFLPSVESLLDILHAESPKQVPEKNTDDFPSLHQMSPFPSLPDFSPKKLSPSQNVYLSPLRPSKKDTLNSNVMTKSYYALVGEIIRPYESPSKQLSAINKCLNRAPKARCMLKFDNVDAVMISDSVVAKSLCLQNNYSASSGVMP, encoded by the exons ATGGACGGTAGTTTTGATTCGGAGGGATTGACCTCAGGAACCACAGATATCAGGGGTGTGAAG AGGAAGATTGAACAAACAGACCCTATGACTGACGCAGCTTCAGTCTCTTTTCGCTGCTCTCCTGCATCCCCTGTAAATGGGAGCCCTTCTGTTTCTACTTCAAAGACGACGCCTTCGCCAGTAAAAGTAGCAGAGATTACAGGAAACTGGCTCCGAACTGTTATTTCTCCACTCCCTTCGAAGCCATCTTCAAAATTGGAGCAAATACTAGTAGTTCATGGTGAAAGTATAGTTGATGAGGTGATAAGGAGAGCGAATATTCTAGTGACAGCCTTATTTCCTACTAGTAGATTGGAGCAGCGATTTATCACAAGTCTGTATCGCGTCAACTTGATAGAAAGCTCATGGTCAGAGCAGAGACGCAGCGAAGCCCTCAAGTTATATTACAGAATTTTGGAAGCTGTTTGTGAATCAGAAGCTCAAAAGTTGAACACCAATGATCTGAGTAGGTTACTGGCTAACGAGAGGTTTCATAGATGCTTGCTTGCTTGTTCTGCTGAATTAGTTACAGCAGCGCAGACAGGAATCAGTACGCTGCTTCCAGCGGTCTTTGAGAGAACAGGAATAACAGCTTTTGATCTGAGTAAAGTTATTGGGATTTTCATCGTACATGAACCATCACTTCCAAGAGAATTAAGACGGCACCTGAATTCTTTAGAAGAGCAGCTGttagagagcatggtttgggagAAAGGTTCTTCTTTATATGATTCTTTAATTGTTGCAAGACCAGCCCTTTCTGATGAAATCCATAGACTTGGGCTATTGGCTGCACCCATGCCGTCAATTGATACTATTGCCTTGCATTATTCTGTTTCTCATGGTGGCTTCCCTTACCCAACTATCTTGCAGAATCACAATTTGTCACCAG TGAAGGATAGAAACACAACTACCCGTCAAAAGGGAGCTTGTAGTGAGCACGGTGATAAGGCACTAAACCATATTTCACCTAAATCACCAAAAATAGACAGTCCGCTAGCTTTTCGTGGTCTGCAGTCCCAGCCAGAACTAGCATCGCCATCTTTGCAAAATGCAACTCTGAG CCCAAAACAGTCAAATGCACAACATGGAGGGGTTGCATGCTCAGATACAGCTATCAGTATTCTTTTCAGTAAG CATTGCTTTGCTTCACAGATGACAAAGTTAGCAGCTATCAGAATCCAATATACAGCCGAAAGGCTAAAACTATCTCAAAAGTTCAGggagaaaatttattttctctttcaaCGGATCCTTACCCAAAGGCCTTCTCTTTTCTTTAATCGACATATCGATCAGATTATTATCTGCTGTTTCTATGCGGTG GTATCTAAAGTGGAGCTGACTTTTAAACAAATCATTGGCAATTATAGGAAGCAACCACATTGCAGAtctcaattttttctttttgtgtccaGCAATCACGAG AAAAATGGGGGACAAGACGTTGGGATCTTTGCATTTTACAACAAAATTTTTCTTCCAAGTGTCGAGTCTTTGTTGGACATTCTCCATGCAGAATCACCAAAACAAGTTCCCGAGAAAAATACTG ATGATTTCCCCAGTCTTCACCAAATGTCTCCATTTCCAAGCCTTCCAGACTTTTCTCCGAAGAAATTGTCTCCATCACAGAATGTCTACCTATCTCCATTACGACCATCAAAG AAGGATACTTTGAACTCAAATGTAATGACTAAAAGCTACTACGCTTTAGTTGGAGAGATCATTCGCCCTTATGAAAGTCCTTCGAAACAACTTTCAGCTATAAACAAGTGCTTGAATAG GGCCCCGAAGGCTAGGTGCATGCTCAAATTTGATAATGTGGATGCGGTTATGATTAGTGATAGTGTTGTGGCCAAGAGTTTATGCCTTCAAAACAATTACTCTGCTTCCTCGGGAGTTATGCCTTGA
- the LOC110626386 gene encoding potassium transporter 4, producing the protein MEPESGLRSPSNPSQLSWVNLSRNLILAYQSFGVVYGDLSTSPLYVYTSTFFGNLQNHQNEEAIFGAFSLIFWTLTFLPLIKYVFILLGADDNGEGGTFALYSLLCRHAKFSLLPNQQAADEELSAYKYGPTAHVTSSSALKRFLEKHKTLRTALLVVVLFGACMVIGDGVLTPAISVLSSVSGLEAYETKLTKGEVLLLACVILVGLFALQHFGTHRVAFMFAPIVIIWLVSIFSIGLYNTIHWNPKIVRAISPHYMIKFFGQTGKDGWISLGGILLSITGTEAMFADLGHFTASSIRIAFAFVIYPCLVVQYMGQAAFLSKNVDSIKNSFYASIPKPVFWPVFVIATLAAIVGSQAVITATFSIVKQCHALGCFPRVKVVHTSKHIYGQIYIPEINWILMVLTLAVTLGFQDTTLIGNAYGLACMTVMYITTFLMSLVIVFVWQRSVLLAATFLIVFWFIEGVYLSAALMKVPLGGWAPLVLSVIFMLVMYIWHYGTRKKYNFDLHNKVSLKWLLGLGPSLGIVRVPGIGLIYSELATGVPAIFSHFVTNLPAFHQVLVFVCVKSVPVPFVSPEERFLIGRVCPRPYRMYRCIVRYGYKDIQRDDGDFENKLIQSIAEFIQMEAVEPQFSNSESPSLDGRMAVMSIRSIQSSLSLIVTDEDIINIDDSIQSSKSLTLRSLQSTYDDDNPQIKRRQVRFVLPENPSMDSSVREELMDLIQAKEAGVAYIMGHSYVKARRTSPFLKKLAIDIGYSFLRKNCRGPAVALNIPHISLIEVGMIYYV; encoded by the exons ATGGAGCCTGAATCTGGACTTCGCAGTCCTTCTAATCCTTCTCAG CTTTCATGGGTTAACCTCTCCAGGAATCTAATATTAGCATACCAAAGCTTTGGTGTAGTATATGGAGACTTGAGTACTTCACCTCTCTATGTTTATACAAGCACATTTTTTGGGAATTTGCAGAACCACCAGAATGAGGAAGCAATATTTGGTgcattttctttgattttctggACCCTTACATTTTTACCTTTGATTAAGTATGTCTTTATCCTATTGGGTGCAGATGATAATGGTGAAG GTGGCACATTTGCTCTTTATTCACTGCTTTGCAGGCATGCAAAGTTTAGTTTACTTCCCAATCAACAGGCAGCTGATGAGGAGCTCTCAGCCTATAAATATGGTCCGACAGCACATGTTACAAGCTCTTCTGCACTGAAGAGATTTCTTGAGAAGCACAAAACGCTGCGGACTGCCCTCCTTGTTGTTGTATTATTTGGTGCTTGCATGGTTATCGGAGATGGTGTGCTTACTCCGGCAATATCAG TTTTATCATCAGTATCAGGTTTAGAAGCTTATGAAACTAAATTAACAAAGG GTGAAGTGCTCTTACTTGCGTGTGTCATTTTGGTGGGGCTGTTTGCTCTTCAACATTTTGGCACTCACAGGGTAGCTTTTATGTTTGCACCAATTGTAATAATCTGGTTGGTGTCGATATTTTCCATTGGATTGTATAACACTATACACTGGAACCCAAAGATTGTTCGTGCAATTTCTCCCCATTATATGATCAAGTTCTTTGGGCAGACTGGTAAAGATGGTTGGATTTCTCTTGGAGGGATCCTTCTTTCCATCACTG GCACGGAAGCTATGTTTGCCGATCTTGGTCATTTCACTGCCTCATCTATTAGG ATTGCATTTGCATTTGTTATATACCCTTGTTTGGTGGTACAATATATGGGTCAAGCTGCATTTCTGTCCAAAAACGTCGACTCCATTAAAAACAGTTTCTATGCCTCAATACCTA AACCTGTATTTTGGCCCGTCTTTGTTATTGCAACCCTTGCAGCTATTGTTGGGAGTCAGGCAGTTATTACTGCCACTTTCTCTATTGTTAAACAGTGCCATGCCCTTGGTTGTTTTCCACGAGTTAAAGTTGTCCATACCTCAAAACACATATATGGGCAAATCTACATCCCTGAAATAAATTGGATTCTCATGGTCCTGACTCTTGCTGTAACTCTTGGATTTCAGGACACAACTCTCATTGGAAATGCTTATG GACTTGCATGTATGACAGTTATGTACATCACAACGTTTCTTATGTCACTTGTCATAGTCTTCGTCTGGCAGAGAAGTGTCTTATTGGCCGCCACTTTCCTGATAGTTTTCTGGTTTATTGAGGGTGTCTACCTTTCAGCAGCCCTCATGAAAGTGCCTCTTGGAGGGTGGGCTCCTCTCGTTCTCTCTGTCATCTTTATGCTCGTTATGTACATCTGGCATTATGGGACTCGTAAGAAGTACAACTTTGATCTGCACAACAAAGTATCTTTAAAATGGTTATTGGGCTTGGGTCCCAGCCTTGGCATTGTCCGTGTGCCTGGGATAGGCCTTATATACTCGGAATTGGCAACTGGAGTACCTGCAATCTTCTCCCATTTTGTAACAAACCTTCCTGCATTTCACCAGGTTCTAGTTTTTGTTTGCGTGAAATCGGTCCCAGTTCCATTTGTTTCCCCTGAAGAACGCTTCCTCATTGGCCGAGTATGCCCAAGGCCATATCGCATGTACAGATGCATTGTGAGGTATGGTTACAAGGATATCCAGAGGGATGATGGAGACTTTGAGAACAAGCTTATACAAAGCATAGCGGAATTCATCCAGATGGAAGCAGTAGAACCACAATTCTCTAATTCTGAGAGTCCATCACTTGATGGGAGGATGGCTGTTATGAGCATCAGATCTATCCAATCAAGCTTGAGTTTAATAGTAACTGATGAggatattattaatattgatgACTCTATCCAAAGCAGTAAATCTCTAACCCTCCGGAGCCTGCAATCTACTTACGATGATGATAATCCGCAGATCAAGAGGCGCCAAGTGAGGTTTGTATTACCAGAAAATCCTTCAATGGATTCTTCAGTTAGAGAAGAGCTGATGGACTTAATCCAGGCAAAGGAAGCTGGTGTTGCTTATATAATGGGGCATTCATATGTGAAAGCTAGGAGAACTTCCCCATTTTTGAAGAAGCTCGCCATCGATATCGGGTATTCATTTCTTCGGAAAAACTGCAGAGGCCCTGCTGTGGCACTGAACATTCCCCACATCAGCCTTATTGAAGTCGGCATGATCTATTATGTCTAG